In the genome of Achromobacter sp. MFA1 R4, the window CGTCGTTCGTTGTTCTTGAGGCGCTGTTGAGCCTGGGCACCAGCTACTTTGTCGGGGTCGGGGACAAGGACCAGGTCATCTATTCGCACCTGGGCGCGGACGAATCGTTCCTGCAGCACCGCATTGCGTCGAGCTTTCCGGATTGCGTCAAACTGCCGCTGACGATGACGTACCGCCACGGTCCGCACCTGGCGTACGCCATGGAAGCGTTCAAGCACAAACCCGTGGACTCCAATCTGCCCCTGCGCACGGAAATCCGCGAACCGACCTACGCAGCGGCCCCGGGCGCATGCGGCGCCGAGGTCGTGCAGGCGGTGCTGCAATGGAAGCAGGACAAGAAGCCGCTGGACGGCTGCGCCATCCTGCTGCGCGACGCGCATCAGTCCATCGAAATCGAGAACGCGCTGATGAACGCGGGCGTGCAGTACCGCACGCTCACGATGCACAGCTACCTGCTGCGCGAAGAGATCCTGTTTCTGCGGGGCATGATCGCCATCGCGCTGGACGATTTCCACCACGTCGCCGCCCCCGCCACGCGCGAGGCGATTGTCGGGGCGCTGGCGACCTTTGCACAGGTGCCGCTGACGCCGCAGGAACTGCGCGAAGCCCAGGCCACGCTGTCGAAGGAGCCGTCGGCGCTGAAGCATTTTTTCGACGGGCAGATCCAGCGCGTGGGCAGCGTTGCCGCGCGCACGCGCATTGCCGACGCCGTGTCGCATCTGCGCGGCCTGTCCGCCGACGCGCCGGCGCAGGGCGCGCTGGAAGCAGTCTGCCGCATCATGGACATGGAAAACCTGGCCCGGCGGCTGTACATCAACCCCTACGACGCGTCGGTCGTCACCAGGTCCGTGCAGGGCTTCATCACGACCGCCGGGGATTCCGGAAAAGCCCTGCGCCAGTTCTCCGAATGGATCGGCGCCGCCGAAGCCTTTGCCGGCGCGCGCCCCGGCAAGAACACGGTGTTGATCGACTGCATCGCCAACGCCAAAGGCAAGGAATTCGATCACGTCATCCTGCCGTTCATGCAAGCCGGGGAGTTTCCCCATCCGCTTCGGGAACGCGAAGAAGAAAGAAACCTGTTCTACGTGGCAGCGACCCGCACGAAATCGCGCCTGACCTTGATTGCCCCCGAAGCGCCCGAGCGGCGCAGCCCCTTTCTGGCGCAACTGCAGTTGGGCAGCATCCAGGCGCGGGCCGACAACACGCTGCGCCGCAATCAGGCCGCCCCCGAGAAGGCCGTGGGCCACCGCGACCTGAAGGTGGCCTACGCAAACCGGGACGTGGTGAAGGCGCTGGGGGCTCAATGGGACCGGACGCGAAAGGTCTGGTATGTGCCCGCGAATCTGGATCCTGAACCGTTCAGGGAGTGGTTCGCGGACCGGGCCTAGGGTTAGCCGGAATCACCGCGGCATGCGGGGACGCAGCAGCGCATCAGTGCAGAGGCGGCCCCGTGGTCTGACTTGGTTACATGCCGGCAGCATGGCCCGTTTATGATGGCAAGGGTGTGAGTACGCCCAAATGCGTTACTCTCCCCTCCCCCAAATCAGTCCGCAAGGAGCCCCCACATGGCACAAGCTTCCGCCCGTCACATCCTCGTTTCCACCGAAGCGAAGGCCAACGAACTCAAGACCGCCATCGAGAACGGCGGCGACTTCGCCCAGCTCGCGAAGGAAAACTCCAGCTGCCCGTCGAGCCGCGACGGTGGCAACCTGGGCACGTTCGGCCCGGGCCAGATGGTCAAGGAATTCGACACCGTGGTGTTCAGCGCCCCGGTCGGCGTGGTGCAGGGCCCGGTGAAGACCCAGTTCGGCTATCACCTGGTTGAAGTGACCAGCCGCAAGGACTAAGTTCCGCTGCGGTTTGCGAGAAGGCCGCCGCCGGGGTTACCCGGCTGCGGCCTTCTTATTTGGACTTCCGCCCTCTCACCTGGCGATTGCCCGGTCACTCCTTCCCGGTCATCACCATGTGCGCCAGCGCATCCGCATCCAATCCCGCCACGTCGCGCTCGATGACTTTCGTGCCGCTCTTCAATATCGCAACGCGGTCCGCCAGCGCGACCACATCAGCCATGTTGTGGCTGATCAGGATGACGGTGCGCCCTTCTTCGCGCAGCTTGCGCACCAGGTTCAGCACCAGGGCCGTTTCCTTGACGCCCAATGCCGCGGTGGGTTCGTCCATGATGACGACGCGGGCGTCCCAGCGCAGGGCGCGGGCGATGGCCACGGCCTGGCGCTGGCCGCCGGACATGCGTTCGACCGGGCGGTCCATGTCTTCGATGGGCACGGACAGGCGCTGCAGGTAGCCGCGCGCGTCCTGCGCCATGCGGCGCTTGTCCAGGACGCTGAGAAAGCCCACGCGGCGCGTCAGCTCGGCGCCCATGAAGACGTTTTCCCAGATGGACAGGCGCGGGGCCAGGGCGAGGTCCTGGTAGATGGTGGCGATGCCCTGCACCAGGGCATCGTGCGGCGACGCGAACACGACGGGTTTGCCGTTCAGGGTCAGGTCGCCGCCGCTCGGTTCCTGCGCGCCCGAGATGATGCGGATGAGCGTGGATTTGCCAGCGCCGTTGTCGCCGCAGATGGCCATGACCTTGCCTTCGGGCACGTCCAGGTCGACGCCCTTGAGGGCCTCGACGGCGCCATAGGACTTGCGGATCTGGCGTAGCGACAATGCGGCGGTCATGGCGGCAGGACTCACTCTTACTTACTTGGCGGGTTGCAGGAATTTCTGGACGTTGGTCTGGTCGACCAGCACCGAGTCCATGAACAGGTACGGGCCGGCGACGACCTTGTCCTTGGGTTCCTTCTTGACGACGATGCGGTCGATGGCGTCGACGGCGCTGACGCCCAGTTGTTCGAACGGAATCATCATGGTGGCGGTGATGAGGCTGTTGGGGTCGGCGATGCGGCGATAGGTTTCGGGGCCGCCGTCGACCGACACCAGGGTGATGTCGCCCTTCTTCATGCCCTGGGCCTGCAGCAGGTCGTCGATGACGTAGGCCTGGCCGTCAAACGATGCCCAGACGCCCTTGAACTGGCCCTGATGGCGCAGGAACAGGGCCTGCATGCCGTTGCGCACGTCGTCGCGCCAGCTTTGGGTGCGGGCCATGCTGAACTTGGCGAGGTCCTTGACGGCGGTGTTCTCGGTCAGGACGGCGTCGAGCATCTTGCCGCGGATGCGGGTGCCGGAGTTGCCGTCAAAGCGCGCGGACAGGATGTTGCCCTGGTAGCCCATCTTGCCCAGCAGGTACAGCACGGACTGCGCGCCGGTGGCGTATTCGTTGACTTCCACGTCGAACAGCATGTGCGGGCTGGCGCCGGACATGACGCCGACGACGGGGATGCCTTTTTCCTTGGCGGTCTGGAGCTGGGCGTCGGTTTCCACCGGCTTGCCCATGGCCACGACGATGGCGTCGACCTTTTTGTTGACCAGCGTGTCGAGCTGTTCGGCCAGCTTGGGCAGCGAGCCTTCGGCGTTGAGCTGGGTGACGGTCCAGCCCTTGGCGCGGGCGGCCTCGGCCGCGGCGTTGGCGACGCGGGCGTGGGTTTCGGACGACATCTGGAATGCGACGATGCCGACGTCGAAGGCGTGGGCCGCGCTGGCGGCCAGCGCCTGGATGGCGAATGCGCTGGCCAGCAGCGAACGCTTGACGAGCTTGTTCATGTGTTTTCCCCTTCCGGTCAGAATTTGAAGGCCGCTTTCTTTAGCACGGCCGATGACACCGCGACGGACGCGATCATGATGAAGCCCAGCACGATGTCCTGTACGTAGTAAGGCGCGCCCATCAGGACCAGGCCGTTGCCCAGCACCTTGAGGATCAGCGCGGCGACGAGGGTGCCGGGGATGTTGGCATGGCCGGGATTGAACATGGTCATGCCCAGCAGGACGGCGGCGATGGCGTACAGGAAGTAGTCCCCGGCCATGTTGGGCGCGGCGGACGACAGGCTGGAGGTCAGCAGGATCGCGGCCAGGCCCGCGCACAGGCCGGACAGGGCCAGGCCGATGCTCTTCATGGCGCGGATGTTGATGCCGGCCAGGCGCGCGGACTCTCCGGCCTCGCCGGTGGCGGTCATGCGGGCGCCGGTGCGGGTCCATTTGATCAGGAACCAGGCCAGGAGCACGGCGGCCAGCATCCAGAGCACCAGCGCGGGAATGCCGAAGGGCTTGGCGCGCGCAAGGTCGGTGAAGCTGGCGGGCCAGCGGCCCACATAGGACACGCCGTCGGTCAGCATGAAGGCAAAGCCCCGCGCCATGGCGGCCATGCCCAGCGTGGCGATCAGCGAGGGCACGCGCAGGCGGGTGACGGCCACGCCGTTCACCAGGCCGCACAGCAGCCCCACGCCCAGGCCCGCGGCGATGGCCATGGCAATGGGCTGGCCGGTGTGCACCAGGGCGCCGGTCACGACGGCCGCGAGGCTGGCGACGTCGGCGACGGACAGGTCGAGTTCGGCGGTGACCAGCGCCAGCGTGAAGCCGATGGCGATGATGGCCAGGAAGCTGGTTTCCTTGGCGATGTTCAAGAGGTTGGTCGGGGCCGCGAAGTTCGGGGCGCCGATGGCG includes:
- a CDS encoding ATP-dependent helicase, producing MTTPSASPQFIPAGFVPTEEQRKIQTSRNRTTLVIANAGAAKTTTLALRIGEALTRGLPPEEILALTFTDEARQVLQTRLQEVGIAYNTARRVKVQTLEGYAQRVLATLEDGTPEILHSRREQQELALAALENVALNNPQYAEALDIRTHNTAVSQFLDNLLRLKATMAVSADGADDPEYAAASAGVPLTDYLWAIEYERLRVDVFGQVAARGFFDATHDLARRLRADPDARHELPPARLVVCDEMHDVNEASFVVLEALLSLGTSYFVGVGDKDQVIYSHLGADESFLQHRIASSFPDCVKLPLTMTYRHGPHLAYAMEAFKHKPVDSNLPLRTEIREPTYAAAPGACGAEVVQAVLQWKQDKKPLDGCAILLRDAHQSIEIENALMNAGVQYRTLTMHSYLLREEILFLRGMIAIALDDFHHVAAPATREAIVGALATFAQVPLTPQELREAQATLSKEPSALKHFFDGQIQRVGSVAARTRIADAVSHLRGLSADAPAQGALEAVCRIMDMENLARRLYINPYDASVVTRSVQGFITTAGDSGKALRQFSEWIGAAEAFAGARPGKNTVLIDCIANAKGKEFDHVILPFMQAGEFPHPLREREEERNLFYVAATRTKSRLTLIAPEAPERRSPFLAQLQLGSIQARADNTLRRNQAAPEKAVGHRDLKVAYANRDVVKALGAQWDRTRKVWYVPANLDPEPFREWFADRA
- a CDS encoding peptidylprolyl isomerase translates to MAQASARHILVSTEAKANELKTAIENGGDFAQLAKENSSCPSSRDGGNLGTFGPGQMVKEFDTVVFSAPVGVVQGPVKTQFGYHLVEVTSRKD
- a CDS encoding ATP-binding cassette domain-containing protein; amino-acid sequence: MTAALSLRQIRKSYGAVEALKGVDLDVPEGKVMAICGDNGAGKSTLIRIISGAQEPSGGDLTLNGKPVVFASPHDALVQGIATIYQDLALAPRLSIWENVFMGAELTRRVGFLSVLDKRRMAQDARGYLQRLSVPIEDMDRPVERMSGGQRQAVAIARALRWDARVVIMDEPTAALGVKETALVLNLVRKLREEGRTVILISHNMADVVALADRVAILKSGTKVIERDVAGLDADALAHMVMTGKE
- a CDS encoding substrate-binding domain-containing protein; translation: MNKLVKRSLLASAFAIQALAASAAHAFDVGIVAFQMSSETHARVANAAAEAARAKGWTVTQLNAEGSLPKLAEQLDTLVNKKVDAIVVAMGKPVETDAQLQTAKEKGIPVVGVMSGASPHMLFDVEVNEYATGAQSVLYLLGKMGYQGNILSARFDGNSGTRIRGKMLDAVLTENTAVKDLAKFSMARTQSWRDDVRNGMQALFLRHQGQFKGVWASFDGQAYVIDDLLQAQGMKKGDITLVSVDGGPETYRRIADPNSLITATMMIPFEQLGVSAVDAIDRIVVKKEPKDKVVAGPYLFMDSVLVDQTNVQKFLQPAK
- a CDS encoding ABC transporter permease; its protein translation is MRGILEKYGTAIAGLLLLAFFAIGAPNFAAPTNLLNIAKETSFLAIIAIGFTLALVTAELDLSVADVASLAAVVTGALVHTGQPIAMAIAAGLGVGLLCGLVNGVAVTRLRVPSLIATLGMAAMARGFAFMLTDGVSYVGRWPASFTDLARAKPFGIPALVLWMLAAVLLAWFLIKWTRTGARMTATGEAGESARLAGINIRAMKSIGLALSGLCAGLAAILLTSSLSSAAPNMAGDYFLYAIAAVLLGMTMFNPGHANIPGTLVAALILKVLGNGLVLMGAPYYVQDIVLGFIMIASVAVSSAVLKKAAFKF